A stretch of Lysobacter sp. K5869 DNA encodes these proteins:
- a CDS encoding acetyl-CoA C-acetyltransferase, giving the protein MRQNRPVAVLGGVRIPFCRQNTAYADVGNLGMSVRTLGALVEKFGLHGQQLGEVAMGAVIKHSSDWNLGREAALSSGLSPLTPGITLQRACGTSLDSIITIANKIATGQIEAGIGGGSDTTSDVPIVYGKSLRRRLLQAARAKTTKDKIAAFKGFHLRELKPEFPGVAEPRTGKSMGDHCEDMAKQWNISRDSQDEWALSSHQKLAAAYERGFFDDLVVSFRGVARDNILRADSSLEKLATLKPAFDKTSGRGTLTAANSTPLTDGAAACLLASEEWAQAHNQEVLCYLRDAQVAAVDFVHGEGLLMAPTVAVPEMLKRNGLSLQDFDIYEIHEAFAAQVLCTLRAWESEDYCKNRLGLDAPLGKIDPAKINPNGSSLAAGHPFAATGARIVATAAKELKQRGGGRCLISICTAGGMGVVAILER; this is encoded by the coding sequence ATGCGTCAAAACCGTCCCGTCGCCGTGCTCGGCGGCGTGCGAATCCCGTTCTGCCGGCAGAACACCGCCTATGCGGACGTCGGCAACCTGGGCATGTCGGTGCGCACGCTGGGCGCGTTGGTCGAGAAGTTCGGCCTGCACGGCCAGCAGCTCGGCGAAGTGGCGATGGGCGCGGTGATCAAGCACAGCAGCGACTGGAACCTCGGCCGCGAGGCCGCGCTGTCCTCGGGCCTGTCGCCGCTGACCCCGGGCATCACCTTGCAGCGCGCCTGCGGCACCTCGCTGGATTCGATCATCACCATCGCCAACAAGATCGCCACCGGGCAGATCGAGGCCGGCATCGGCGGCGGTTCGGACACCACCTCCGACGTGCCGATCGTCTACGGCAAGAGCCTGCGCCGGCGTTTGTTGCAGGCCGCGCGGGCCAAGACCACCAAGGACAAGATCGCCGCGTTCAAGGGCTTCCACCTGCGCGAGCTCAAGCCCGAGTTCCCCGGCGTGGCCGAGCCGCGCACCGGCAAGAGCATGGGCGATCACTGCGAGGACATGGCCAAGCAGTGGAACATCTCGCGCGATTCGCAGGACGAGTGGGCGCTGTCCTCGCACCAGAAGCTCGCCGCCGCCTACGAGCGCGGCTTCTTCGACGATCTGGTGGTGAGCTTCCGCGGCGTGGCGCGCGACAACATCCTGCGCGCGGATTCCTCGCTGGAAAAACTGGCGACGCTGAAGCCGGCGTTCGACAAGACCTCCGGCCGCGGCACCCTCACCGCCGCCAACTCGACTCCGCTGACCGACGGCGCCGCCGCGTGCTTGCTGGCTTCGGAAGAGTGGGCGCAGGCGCATAACCAGGAAGTGCTGTGCTATCTGCGCGACGCGCAGGTGGCGGCGGTCGACTTCGTCCACGGCGAGGGCCTGCTGATGGCGCCGACCGTGGCGGTGCCGGAGATGCTCAAGCGCAACGGCCTGAGCTTGCAGGATTTCGACATCTACGAAATCCACGAAGCCTTCGCCGCGCAGGTGCTGTGCACGCTGCGCGCGTGGGAGAGCGAGGACTACTGCAAGAACCGCCTCGGCCTGGACGCGCCGCTGGGCAAGATCGATCCGGCCAAGATCAATCCGAACGGCTCGTCGCTGGCCGCCGGCCATCCCTTCGCCGCGACCGGCGCGCGCATCGTCGCCACCGCCGCCAAGGAGCTCAAGCAGCGCGGCGGCGGGCGGTGCCTGATTTCGATCTGCACCGCCGGCGGCATGGGCGTGGTGGCGATTCTGGAGCGCTGA
- a CDS encoding heme biosynthesis HemY N-terminal domain-containing protein, which produces MNLFRNLLFWIVLALVGALVAQLLLQDPGRVVVTYGGYDYLTNVPKALLMLVGGLIALWLVWKALSLPFVAMRRHRKKQARARLIDGLDALHQGHWARAEKSLAQAARGRDVAAIAGIGAARAAAARGDAAAQAQHLDAIAADHPAARALTVAEHALADGRADEALAALDATAAQPLPPRGLALRAQALAALGRAGEAYGLLGALRQSNAWPAARLSQLEAQWAEAALREAADANVLADLWESLPKPLKNEPAAVAAYAGRAAEMRWEEAAAKSLEQALDARWDESLAALYGRLPIGRLDARRAQAERWLAGHPGSPGLLLSLARLARAQGQWPQAETYLHRALAQGAGSEAWEELGHGFAQAGDESRARLSYLNALRAARGEAPSELPGRDLRQKLFDEAVVEERDEFGMPRLRG; this is translated from the coding sequence ATGAATCTGTTCCGCAATCTGCTGTTTTGGATCGTGTTGGCCTTGGTCGGCGCCTTGGTCGCGCAACTGCTGCTGCAGGACCCCGGCCGCGTGGTCGTCACCTACGGCGGCTACGACTACCTCACCAACGTGCCCAAGGCGCTGCTGATGCTGGTCGGCGGGCTGATCGCGCTGTGGCTGGTGTGGAAAGCGCTGAGCCTGCCGTTCGTGGCGATGCGCCGGCACCGCAAGAAGCAGGCGCGGGCGCGCTTGATCGACGGCCTCGACGCCTTGCATCAGGGCCATTGGGCCCGCGCCGAGAAATCGCTGGCGCAGGCGGCGCGCGGCCGCGATGTGGCGGCGATCGCCGGCATCGGCGCCGCACGCGCCGCAGCCGCGCGCGGCGACGCTGCGGCGCAGGCGCAACACCTCGACGCCATCGCCGCCGACCACCCGGCCGCGCGCGCGCTGACCGTCGCCGAACACGCGCTCGCCGACGGCCGCGCCGACGAGGCGCTGGCCGCGCTCGACGCGACCGCCGCGCAACCGCTGCCGCCGCGCGGGCTGGCCTTGCGCGCGCAGGCGCTGGCCGCGCTCGGCCGCGCCGGCGAGGCCTACGGTTTGCTCGGCGCGCTGCGCCAGAGCAACGCCTGGCCGGCCGCGCGCTTGAGCCAGTTGGAAGCGCAGTGGGCCGAGGCCGCGCTGCGCGAAGCCGCCGACGCCAACGTGCTGGCCGACCTGTGGGAAAGCCTGCCCAAGCCGCTCAAGAACGAGCCGGCCGCGGTCGCCGCCTACGCCGGCCGCGCCGCCGAAATGCGTTGGGAAGAAGCCGCCGCCAAGAGCCTGGAGCAGGCGCTGGACGCGCGCTGGGACGAATCGCTGGCGGCGCTGTACGGACGCCTGCCGATCGGCCGCCTCGACGCGCGCCGCGCCCAGGCCGAACGCTGGCTGGCCGGCCATCCGGGCAGCCCCGGTTTGCTGTTGAGTCTGGCCCGGCTCGCGCGCGCGCAAGGCCAATGGCCGCAGGCCGAGACCTACCTGCACCGCGCGCTGGCCCAGGGCGCCGGCAGCGAAGCCTGGGAAGAACTCGGCCACGGCTTCGCCCAGGCCGGCGACGAAAGCCGCGCGCGCCTGAGCTACCTCAACGCGCTGCGCGCCGCGCGCGGCGAAGCGCCGAGCGAACTGCCCGGCCGCGATCTGCGCCAGAAGCTGTTCGACGAGGCGGTGGTCGAGGAACGCGACGAATTCGGCATGCCGCGCCTGCGCGGCTGA
- a CDS encoding CocE/NonD family hydrolase yields MRRIHSWWLSLLLLLLSVLAPAAYAGGFSGQYQRIAGWDGAEMGAFVMVPKDQGPGPFPLLVMPASWGVPNLEYVGRAGQLAAKGYVVVSYTSRGFWDSAGQIDIAGPGTVEDVSSVIDWALANTPADPNRIGASGISYGAGISLLAAERDPRIKAVAALSGWADLEASLYANRTVSQQGAALLVVAGALTGRPGPELAEATARIAFGDFDGAVAGLLPIVPQRSAMTEVAALNRNRTAVLLANAFNDSLFPPGQFVDFYNALSGPKQLLFAHGDHATIEAPGALGLPSETYTAVERWFDHHLKGIDNGVPREPAVRLKSQDGDWRGYADWAAVQRGATVFALSKPSGLIAPTGELRDAPSVGWSHSILTGLPTVADSGVAMVSGFLQSLQVAPTASIPLVARAGAGVWQSPVYWSGAQLSGMPQLRITVTPSQSEVSLFAYLYSVDLLGTGQLLSHKPVSLRGARPGVAQTLDLRLEATSWDIAPGRRLVLVIDTTDPRYAGASRLGGTVSFSSPASAPATLTVPLR; encoded by the coding sequence ATGCGCAGGATCCATTCGTGGTGGCTGTCGTTGTTGTTGCTGTTGCTCAGCGTCCTGGCCCCGGCGGCGTACGCCGGCGGCTTCAGCGGCCAATACCAGCGCATCGCCGGCTGGGACGGGGCGGAGATGGGCGCCTTCGTGATGGTGCCCAAGGACCAGGGCCCGGGCCCGTTCCCGCTGCTGGTGATGCCGGCCAGCTGGGGCGTGCCGAACCTGGAGTACGTCGGCCGCGCCGGCCAACTGGCGGCCAAGGGCTACGTGGTGGTGAGCTACACCTCGCGCGGGTTCTGGGATTCGGCCGGGCAGATCGACATCGCCGGGCCGGGCACGGTCGAGGACGTCAGCTCGGTGATCGATTGGGCGCTGGCCAACACCCCGGCCGACCCGAACCGGATCGGCGCCAGCGGCATTTCCTACGGCGCCGGCATCAGCCTGCTCGCCGCCGAGCGCGATCCGCGCATCAAGGCGGTGGCCGCGTTGAGCGGCTGGGCGGATCTGGAGGCGTCGCTCTACGCCAACCGCACCGTGAGCCAGCAGGGCGCGGCGCTGTTGGTGGTGGCGGGCGCCTTGACCGGCCGTCCGGGTCCGGAACTGGCCGAAGCCACCGCGCGCATCGCGTTCGGCGATTTCGACGGTGCCGTCGCCGGCTTGCTGCCGATCGTGCCGCAGCGCAGCGCGATGACCGAGGTCGCCGCGCTCAACCGCAACCGCACCGCGGTGCTGTTGGCCAACGCCTTCAACGACAGCCTGTTCCCGCCCGGCCAATTCGTGGATTTCTACAACGCGCTGAGCGGGCCGAAGCAGTTGCTGTTCGCCCACGGCGACCACGCCACGATCGAAGCGCCCGGCGCGCTGGGCTTGCCGAGCGAAACCTACACCGCGGTCGAGCGCTGGTTCGACCATCACCTCAAGGGCATCGACAATGGCGTGCCGCGCGAACCGGCGGTGCGGCTGAAGTCGCAGGACGGCGATTGGCGCGGCTACGCCGATTGGGCCGCGGTGCAGCGCGGCGCGACCGTGTTCGCGCTGAGCAAGCCCAGCGGCCTGATCGCGCCGACCGGCGAGCTGCGCGACGCGCCGAGCGTGGGCTGGAGCCATTCGATCCTGACCGGCCTGCCGACCGTGGCCGATTCGGGCGTGGCGATGGTCAGCGGCTTCCTGCAGTCGCTGCAGGTCGCGCCGACCGCGTCGATCCCGCTGGTGGCGCGCGCCGGCGCCGGCGTGTGGCAGTCGCCGGTGTACTGGAGCGGCGCCCAGCTCAGCGGCATGCCGCAGCTGCGCATCACGGTGACGCCGAGCCAGAGCGAGGTGAGCTTGTTCGCCTATCTCTACAGCGTCGACCTGCTCGGCACCGGCCAGTTGCTCAGCCATAAGCCGGTGTCGCTGCGCGGCGCGCGGCCGGGCGTGGCCCAGACCCTGGACCTGCGCTTGGAGGCGACCAGTTGGGACATCGCGCCGGGCCGCCGCCTGGTGCTGGTGATCGACACAACCGATCCGCGCTACGCCGGCGCGAGCCGCTTGGGCGGCACGGTGAGCTTCAGTTCGCCGGCCTCGGCGCCGGCGACCTTGACCGTGCCTTTGCGCTGA